Proteins from a genomic interval of Nocardia sp. BMG51109:
- a CDS encoding MFS transporter, giving the protein MTTSTTQAPAAQPDLDAGAHTSLSHRQILTILSGLLLGMFLAALDQNIVSVAIVRIANSLNGFDQQAWATTAYLITATISTPLYGKLADIYGRKPFYLTAIGLFVIGSAACTFATSMYMLAGFRAFQGLGAGGLMSLALTIIGDIVPPRERARYQGYFMMVFGTSTVLGPVLGGLFSDYENLWGLEGWRWVFLVNVPIGILALLVVAKVLNVPHQRQKLRVDWFGAVTLAICVVPLLIVAEQGRTWGWDSSKALLCYGVGAVGLVLFLIVEALMKDSALIPLRLFENSTFSVSIVGGTIVGVAMFGSITMVPLYLQVVRGYSPTEAGLLMLPLVLGIMSGSVIAGQITRRTGRYKILPVFGTFVITIGALLYAQVQFDSPLWQPLVFGAVIGFGLGFCMQTLIIAAQNAGPRRDMGVSTASATFFRQVGGTLGVAVFLTILFNLLPNKIVDAFGGRLPAGFDTDRLEQMQSDTAGIAALPDQVREPILIGFTNAMHGVFFVAAGVALLSCIVLMFMKEIPLQDAPASQPDPEPQLDAVESDDKVMSNADVERVDDRVPAGAAPAVAEPRPEPEPRPEPEPALVGTGGRHSAVNGYAAQRVSAMTTTRAVASTGGRSIGGHIRREDGSPVPGAALTLIDQRGHQVSRSAGDGGGTYTIEPPTPGSYVLIVSASGHQPTAVNVSVDGSAQQLDLTLRGSGELSGTVRTAGGEPVAGATVTVTDLRGEVVGAAVTAGDGAYSCHGVVSGTYTLVAVAEHKRPTATTLTVPDSGRLHYDVQLESMAVLSGTVRAEGRVVPDAQITVLDRTGTTVGTARTDEDGRYAVPDLPEGEYTVVARGYPPVTGAVTIAGGEVDHDVRLGYDVNGQAGPS; this is encoded by the coding sequence ATGACAACTTCGACCACCCAGGCACCGGCGGCGCAGCCGGACCTGGACGCGGGTGCGCACACTTCGCTGTCGCACCGGCAGATCCTGACCATCCTGTCGGGTCTGCTGCTGGGAATGTTCCTGGCCGCACTGGACCAGAACATCGTGAGCGTGGCGATCGTGCGAATCGCCAACAGCCTGAACGGTTTCGACCAGCAGGCGTGGGCCACGACGGCGTATCTCATCACGGCCACGATCAGCACGCCGCTGTACGGCAAGCTGGCCGACATCTACGGCCGAAAGCCGTTCTACCTCACCGCGATCGGTCTGTTCGTCATCGGCTCGGCGGCGTGCACGTTCGCGACCTCGATGTACATGCTGGCCGGATTCCGGGCCTTCCAGGGCCTCGGCGCTGGCGGCCTGATGTCGTTGGCGCTGACCATCATCGGCGATATCGTGCCCCCGCGGGAGCGCGCGCGGTACCAGGGCTACTTCATGATGGTGTTCGGCACCTCGACCGTGCTGGGCCCGGTGCTGGGCGGCCTGTTCTCCGACTACGAGAACCTGTGGGGCCTGGAGGGCTGGCGCTGGGTGTTCCTGGTGAACGTGCCCATCGGCATCCTCGCCCTGCTGGTGGTCGCCAAGGTGCTCAACGTGCCGCATCAACGGCAGAAATTGCGGGTCGACTGGTTCGGCGCGGTCACGCTGGCCATCTGCGTCGTGCCGCTGCTGATCGTGGCCGAACAGGGCCGCACCTGGGGCTGGGACTCCAGCAAGGCGCTCCTCTGCTACGGCGTCGGCGCGGTCGGCCTGGTGCTGTTCCTCATCGTCGAGGCCCTGATGAAGGATTCGGCGCTGATCCCGCTGCGGCTGTTCGAGAACTCGACGTTCTCGGTGTCCATCGTCGGCGGCACCATCGTGGGCGTCGCGATGTTCGGCTCCATCACCATGGTGCCGCTGTATCTGCAAGTGGTGCGCGGGTATTCACCGACCGAGGCCGGCCTGCTGATGCTGCCGCTGGTGCTGGGCATCATGTCCGGCTCCGTGATCGCCGGCCAGATCACCCGGCGCACCGGCCGCTACAAGATCCTGCCCGTCTTCGGCACCTTCGTCATCACCATCGGCGCCCTGCTCTACGCCCAGGTGCAGTTCGACAGCCCGCTGTGGCAGCCGCTGGTCTTCGGCGCCGTCATCGGCTTCGGCCTGGGCTTCTGCATGCAGACGCTGATCATCGCGGCGCAGAACGCCGGCCCGCGCCGGGATATGGGCGTGTCGACCGCGTCGGCGACGTTCTTCCGGCAGGTCGGCGGCACGCTCGGCGTGGCGGTGTTCCTGACCATCCTGTTCAACCTGCTCCCCAACAAGATCGTCGATGCCTTCGGCGGGCGGCTGCCCGCCGGGTTCGACACCGACCGGCTCGAGCAGATGCAGTCCGACACCGCGGGTATCGCGGCGCTGCCGGATCAGGTGCGTGAACCGATTCTGATCGGCTTCACCAACGCGATGCACGGTGTGTTCTTCGTGGCCGCGGGGGTCGCCCTGCTGTCGTGCATCGTGCTGATGTTCATGAAGGAGATTCCATTGCAGGATGCCCCAGCGTCCCAGCCGGATCCGGAGCCACAGCTGGATGCGGTCGAATCGGACGACAAGGTGATGAGCAACGCCGATGTGGAGCGGGTCGACGACCGGGTGCCGGCCGGTGCCGCGCCGGCGGTCGCCGAACCGCGGCCCGAACCCGAGCCCAGGCCGGAACCCGAACCGGCACTGGTCGGCACGGGCGGGCGCCATTCCGCCGTCAACGGCTATGCGGCGCAACGGGTGTCGGCGATGACGACGACCCGGGCCGTGGCCTCCACCGGTGGCAGGTCCATCGGCGGACATATCCGGCGGGAGGACGGCAGCCCGGTCCCCGGCGCCGCCCTGACCCTGATCGACCAACGCGGACACCAGGTTTCGCGCTCCGCCGGCGACGGCGGCGGCACCTACACCATCGAACCGCCCACGCCCGGAAGCTATGTGCTGATCGTGTCGGCGAGCGGGCATCAGCCGACGGCGGTGAACGTCAGCGTCGACGGCAGCGCGCAGCAGCTGGACCTGACCCTGCGCGGTTCCGGTGAGCTGTCGGGCACGGTGCGCACGGCCGGCGGCGAACCGGTGGCCGGCGCCACCGTGACGGTGACCGACCTGCGCGGCGAGGTGGTCGGCGCGGCCGTCACGGCCGGCGACGGCGCGTACTCCTGCCACGGCGTGGTGTCGGGGACCTACACGCTGGTCGCGGTCGCCGAGCACAAGCGGCCCACCGCGACCACCCTGACCGTGCCCGACAGCGGCCGGCTGCACTACGACGTCCAGCTCGAGTCGATGGCCGTCCTGTCCGGCACGGTCCGCGCCGAGGGGCGGGTCGTGCCCGACGCGCAGATCACGGTGCTCGACCGTACCGGTACCACCGTCGGAACCGCCCGCACCGACGAGGACGGCCGCTACGCGGTGCCGGATCTGCCCGAGGGCGAGTACACGGTCGTCGCGCGCGGCTACCCGCCGGTGACCGGCGCGGTGACCATCGCCGGCGGCGAGGTGGACCACGACGTCCGGCTCGGCTACGACGTCAACGGTCAGGCGGGGCCGTCGTGA
- a CDS encoding YceI family protein, whose translation MSGLTAQIRTVDGWPVAGAVLTVTSLDGRQLGRAVADESGAAGTEALPAGMHTAVVTAPGHKPVAQIARVSSSGAGSLGEVRLEPEASSIETPPAGPWTIDPVHSHVVVTARHLGIASIRARFDDVSGRLDVAENFEKTTGYAEIKAASIDTGVGMRDDHLRSGEFLDVERYPLIGFTGTGLKRTGADNWSMPGELELHGQRKQVELAVTYGGYGPDPWGGVRAAFHAETLLRRDDFAIDYNAVVRAGVAAVGTTVKLDLDIELVQGDRLPQM comes from the coding sequence ATGAGTGGGCTGACCGCACAGATTCGGACCGTGGACGGCTGGCCGGTCGCCGGTGCGGTGCTGACCGTCACCAGCCTGGACGGTCGGCAGCTGGGCCGGGCGGTGGCCGACGAGAGCGGCGCGGCCGGCACCGAGGCGCTGCCCGCGGGCATGCACACCGCGGTCGTGACCGCACCCGGCCACAAGCCGGTCGCGCAGATCGCGCGCGTCTCGTCGTCGGGCGCCGGCAGCCTCGGCGAGGTCCGGCTCGAACCGGAGGCGAGCTCGATCGAGACGCCGCCGGCGGGGCCGTGGACGATCGACCCGGTGCATTCGCACGTCGTGGTGACCGCGCGCCACCTCGGCATCGCGAGCATCCGGGCCCGCTTCGACGATGTGAGCGGCCGCCTCGACGTCGCCGAAAACTTCGAGAAGACAACGGGATACGCCGAGATCAAGGCCGCCAGCATCGACACCGGCGTCGGTATGCGCGACGATCATCTGCGTTCCGGGGAGTTCCTCGACGTGGAGCGGTACCCGCTGATCGGATTCACCGGCACCGGCCTGAAGCGCACCGGCGCCGACAATTGGTCGATGCCAGGCGAATTGGAGCTGCACGGCCAGCGCAAGCAGGTCGAGCTGGCCGTCACCTACGGCGGCTACGGCCCCGACCCCTGGGGCGGCGTGCGCGCCGCCTTCCACGCCGAAACACTCCTGCGCCGCGACGATTTCGCCATCGACTACAACGCCGTGGTCCGCGCGGGCGTCGCGGCGGTCGGCACCACGGTGAAGCTCGACCTCGACATCGAGTTGGTGCAGGGCGACCGCCTGCCGCAGATGTAG
- a CDS encoding dihydrofolate reductase family protein → MPFTTYYTATTLDGFIATPDHSLDWLLSRTIDGNGPMGYEAFITDIGAICMGASTYQWLLDNQGNEPWPYRVPVWVFTHRTFPARTDADIRFTQDSAPAVHKQMADAAGDKHIWVVGGGDLAGQFADHSLLDEVCVSIAPVTLGTGAPLLPRHLELKLTELATNGEFACARYTVAHT, encoded by the coding sequence ATGCCCTTCACCACCTACTACACCGCGACCACCCTCGACGGGTTCATCGCCACACCGGATCATTCGCTGGACTGGCTGCTCTCGCGCACCATCGACGGCAACGGGCCGATGGGCTACGAGGCGTTCATCACCGATATCGGCGCAATCTGTATGGGCGCCAGTACTTATCAGTGGCTCCTCGACAACCAGGGCAACGAGCCGTGGCCGTATCGGGTGCCGGTCTGGGTGTTCACCCACCGCACCTTCCCCGCACGCACCGACGCCGACATCCGCTTCACCCAGGACTCGGCGCCGGCGGTCCACAAGCAGATGGCGGATGCGGCGGGCGACAAGCACATCTGGGTGGTCGGCGGCGGCGACCTCGCCGGCCAGTTCGCCGACCACAGCCTCCTGGACGAGGTCTGCGTCTCCATCGCCCCGGTCACCCTCGGCACCGGCGCTCCCCTACTCCCCCGCCACCTCGAACTGAAACTCACCGAACTCGCCACCAACGGCGAATTCGCCTGCGCCCGCTACACAGTCGCCCACACCTGA
- a CDS encoding helix-turn-helix domain-containing protein: MTNGRDRLRELLDAVLEEGNTTLSAMAQDAFASPYHFTRQFSRGTGESPVALKRRVLLERAAWQLRHGSSVTEVAFAAGYDSVEGFSRAFSRAYGHPPSADDESKQHWLPAANGIHFHPPMSLWVESEPKGRHHMDPTSLLVHHDLDDTRELMKLATGLGEEQYRRGREAHLVLGWDGPDDSIATALDHLVWTKEVWLASIDGADTPPRRPDDLPTLMRRLDEVGPHWLDTIRDIDRRDGWGDTLIDALCEPPESFVVGSVIAHVLTFSAHRRQLVRHWLRSEIPDSTTEFDNGDPIMWLRERG; the protein is encoded by the coding sequence GTGACCAATGGACGCGACCGCCTGCGTGAACTGCTCGACGCCGTGCTCGAGGAGGGTAATACGACGCTGAGCGCGATGGCGCAGGACGCCTTCGCCTCCCCGTACCATTTCACTCGCCAGTTCTCGCGCGGCACCGGCGAGTCTCCGGTCGCCCTCAAGCGCCGGGTGCTGCTGGAGCGGGCGGCCTGGCAGCTGCGGCACGGCTCCTCGGTGACCGAGGTGGCGTTCGCGGCCGGGTACGACTCGGTGGAGGGATTCAGCAGGGCGTTCAGCAGAGCCTACGGGCATCCGCCGAGCGCCGACGACGAGTCGAAGCAGCACTGGCTGCCCGCGGCCAACGGCATTCATTTCCATCCACCGATGTCGCTGTGGGTGGAGAGCGAACCGAAAGGCAGGCATCACATGGATCCGACCTCACTGCTGGTACACCACGATCTCGACGACACCCGGGAACTGATGAAACTGGCGACCGGCCTCGGCGAGGAGCAGTACCGGCGCGGGCGCGAGGCACACCTGGTCCTCGGATGGGACGGCCCGGACGATTCGATCGCGACCGCGCTGGATCACCTGGTCTGGACGAAGGAGGTGTGGCTGGCATCGATCGACGGCGCCGACACCCCGCCGCGCCGACCCGACGATCTGCCGACGCTCATGCGCCGGCTCGACGAGGTCGGCCCGCACTGGCTCGACACGATCCGCGACATCGACCGCCGCGACGGCTGGGGCGACACCCTGATCGACGCGCTGTGCGAGCCGCCGGAAAGCTTCGTCGTCGGCAGCGTCATCGCGCACGTCCTCACCTTCTCCGCACACCGCAGGCAGCTGGTCCGGCATTGGCTACGCAGTGAAATCCCGGACAGTACAACAGAGTTCGACAACGGCGACCCCATCATGTGGCTCCGAGAGCGAGGCTGA
- a CDS encoding DUF732 domain-containing protein, whose amino-acid sequence MHNKVFRAVATAGAVGTVIFLLGVPAGATPDGATSTTRNTGPERSAVDRQFLKQSHLEDADHIRQDAGIQLAHADCAWLDAKGNSAANQIALAENLRSSVDYPYTFLNAAVDAYCPWNQLARPTMYSG is encoded by the coding sequence ATGCACAACAAGGTTTTTCGTGCCGTCGCCACCGCCGGTGCCGTGGGCACGGTCATTTTCCTGCTCGGCGTGCCCGCCGGTGCCACGCCGGACGGAGCCACGTCGACCACGCGCAATACCGGTCCCGAACGCAGTGCCGTCGATCGGCAATTCCTGAAGCAGAGTCATCTCGAGGACGCCGACCACATCCGGCAGGACGCCGGCATCCAACTGGCGCACGCGGACTGCGCGTGGCTCGATGCCAAGGGGAACTCGGCGGCCAATCAGATCGCGCTGGCGGAGAATCTGCGGAGTTCGGTCGACTATCCGTACACATTTCTCAATGCCGCCGTCGACGCCTACTGTCCGTGGAACCAGCTGGCACGGCCGACCATGTACAGCGGATGA
- a CDS encoding UvrD-helicase domain-containing protein — protein sequence MSWMIDHWVELGMCMADIRFEQRRRWVEQQLDALPFLTGAHRRFLSVPLMRNGWHVLVERGDVFPPPGHAGAFAVGPGGVFALVFTDSVPSESALRQIRAHAEEVFTNLVAGRSRYVPHMVEVLLLMPRADDTPAEARYTTADLTSLPQCLFAEPKLSKQGARQIAMTAADRNIRYELISSDSAPVPETSVTEGLFAPSALRDDERTRALGRPFAEWMTFLDPAQLELVHRNFNGPARFSGPAGTGKTVVALHRMARLAKHEPGRLLFTSFVRTLPAYHESGFRRLAPNAGDRAEFIGLHSWTVRFLRERGYEPRLVEGDNAFSRAWRNARNVLGAIEPNPHYWKDEIQRVIKGRGIRKLKEYREIDRTGRERLALDGDRREFIWKHLYEPYQDNLRARREHDFNDVIDMAIAELRAAPSDDPYALVVVDEVQDFTLTELMLAHQIAGGTPNSPLLLVGDGQQQVYPGGWRLSDAGIPIVGRGAVLRINYRNREAVHHYAARMDATNTVDDLDGEPGFVLRDTEVVLPGGTAEYEIVSHNDAHARLVRAVSECPVSRSDTAVITSTNREAEQIRDLLRRSNIPSMPLEYYDGTHRNEVKVGTVHRAKGMDFAAVFHLVEEPAQSLGRLAGGERDRAELTLRQTMVALTRARDYVWIGLMRE from the coding sequence ATGAGCTGGATGATCGATCACTGGGTTGAATTGGGGATGTGCATGGCCGACATCAGGTTTGAGCAACGTCGTCGGTGGGTGGAGCAGCAACTGGATGCTCTGCCGTTTCTGACCGGAGCGCATCGTCGCTTCCTGTCCGTGCCGCTGATGCGCAACGGGTGGCATGTGCTGGTCGAGCGCGGTGACGTGTTCCCGCCACCCGGTCACGCGGGGGCGTTCGCGGTGGGTCCGGGCGGCGTGTTCGCCCTGGTGTTCACCGACAGCGTCCCGTCCGAATCCGCTCTGCGACAGATCCGCGCGCACGCCGAGGAGGTGTTCACGAACCTCGTCGCCGGCCGCAGCCGGTACGTTCCGCACATGGTCGAGGTGCTGCTGCTCATGCCGAGAGCGGACGACACCCCTGCGGAGGCCCGGTACACGACCGCCGATCTGACCAGCCTGCCGCAGTGCCTCTTCGCCGAACCGAAACTGTCCAAACAGGGTGCTCGGCAGATCGCGATGACCGCCGCCGACCGAAACATCCGGTACGAGCTGATTTCCAGCGACAGCGCACCGGTGCCCGAAACCTCCGTGACAGAAGGGCTTTTCGCGCCGTCGGCACTGCGCGACGACGAACGCACCCGAGCTCTCGGCCGCCCGTTCGCCGAGTGGATGACCTTCCTGGATCCCGCTCAGCTGGAGTTGGTCCACCGGAACTTCAACGGACCCGCCCGGTTCAGTGGCCCAGCAGGAACCGGGAAAACCGTTGTGGCACTGCACAGAATGGCACGTCTCGCGAAACACGAGCCCGGCCGCCTGCTGTTCACCAGCTTCGTGCGCACCCTACCGGCCTACCACGAGTCGGGGTTTCGCCGCCTCGCACCGAATGCGGGCGACCGCGCGGAGTTCATCGGACTGCATTCCTGGACGGTGCGATTTCTGCGAGAACGGGGGTACGAGCCCAGACTCGTCGAGGGCGACAACGCTTTCTCGCGAGCATGGCGGAACGCACGCAACGTCCTGGGAGCCATCGAACCGAACCCGCACTACTGGAAGGACGAAATCCAGCGCGTCATCAAGGGCCGAGGCATCAGAAAGCTGAAGGAGTACAGGGAGATCGACCGCACCGGCCGCGAGCGCCTCGCCCTGGACGGTGACCGGCGCGAGTTCATCTGGAAGCACCTGTACGAGCCGTATCAGGACAACCTGCGAGCACGCAGGGAGCACGACTTCAACGACGTCATCGACATGGCCATCGCCGAGCTGCGAGCAGCGCCGAGCGACGACCCCTACGCGCTCGTCGTCGTCGACGAGGTCCAGGACTTCACCTTGACGGAGCTGATGCTGGCCCACCAAATAGCCGGCGGCACTCCGAACTCCCCGCTCCTGCTGGTCGGAGACGGCCAGCAACAGGTCTACCCGGGCGGTTGGCGCTTGTCCGACGCGGGCATCCCGATCGTCGGCCGCGGCGCCGTCCTGCGCATCAACTACCGCAATCGAGAAGCAGTCCACCACTACGCCGCCCGCATGGACGCCACCAACACCGTCGACGACCTGGACGGCGAACCCGGCTTCGTACTCCGCGACACCGAGGTCGTATTGCCCGGCGGCACAGCCGAATACGAGATCGTCTCCCACAACGACGCCCATGCCCGACTTGTCCGGGCAGTCTCCGAATGCCCTGTCTCCCGTTCCGACACGGCCGTAATCACCTCCACCAACCGGGAAGCCGAGCAGATCCGAGACCTACTGCGCCGCAGTAACATCCCCTCGATGCCCCTCGAATACTACGACGGCACCCACCGAAACGAAGTCAAGGTCGGCACCGTCCACCGCGCGAAAGGCATGGACTTCGCCGCGGTATTCCATCTCGTCGAGGAACCGGCCCAATCACTCGGCCGGTTGGCCGGCGGCGAACGCGATCGCGCGGAACTGACCCTGCGCCAGACCATGGTGGCGCTGACCAGGGCGCGGGATTAC